One window of the Pseudomonas knackmussii B13 genome contains the following:
- a CDS encoding YheU family protein, with product MLIPHDLLEAETLDNLLEDFVTREGTDNGDDTPLDVRVERARHALKRGEAVIVFDPESQQCQLMLKSEVPKEWLQG from the coding sequence ATGCTGATCCCCCACGACCTGCTCGAAGCCGAGACCCTGGACAACCTGCTGGAAGACTTCGTCACCCGCGAAGGCACCGACAACGGCGACGACACCCCGCTCGACGTCCGCGTCGAGCGCGCCCGTCATGCGCTCAAACGCGGCGAGGCGGTGATCGTCTTCGATCCGGAAAGCCAGCAGTGCCAGCTGATGCTCAAAAGCGAAGTGCCGAAGGAATGGCTGCAGGGCTGA
- a CDS encoding osmoprotectant NAGGN system M42 family peptidase yields the protein MTALPQPDLAYLQRVLLEMLAIPSPTGFTDTIVRYVAERLEELGVPFEMTRRGTIRATLAGKRDSPDRAVSAHLDTIGAIVREIKADGRLALAPVGCWSSRFAEGSRVTVFCDNGVLRGSVLPLLASGHAFNTAVDNLPISWDNIELRLDAYTVSHADSAALGVSIGDFVAFDPLPEFTESGHISARHLDDKAGVAALLAALKAVVESGQVPPIDCHPLFTITEEIGSGAAGALPWDVSEFVGIDIAPVAAGQNSSEHAVSVALQDSGGPYDYHLSRHLLRLAERHEVNVRRDLFRYYHSDAQSAIEAGHDIRTALLAFGCDATHGYERTHIDSLANLARLLCAYLLSPPVFASDAEPREGAIARFSKQLEHPVHMESTTHVQPVGELLDQHPDDDKERR from the coding sequence ATGACCGCCCTGCCGCAGCCAGACCTGGCCTATCTGCAACGCGTGCTCCTGGAGATGCTCGCCATCCCCAGCCCCACCGGCTTCACCGACACCATCGTGCGCTACGTCGCCGAGCGCCTCGAAGAGCTCGGCGTGCCCTTCGAGATGACCCGCCGCGGGACCATCCGCGCAACCCTCGCCGGCAAGCGCGACAGTCCGGACCGCGCGGTATCGGCGCACCTGGACACCATTGGCGCCATCGTCCGCGAGATCAAGGCCGACGGCCGCCTGGCCCTGGCGCCGGTAGGCTGCTGGTCGAGCCGCTTCGCCGAGGGCAGCCGCGTCACCGTGTTCTGCGACAACGGCGTACTGCGCGGCAGCGTGCTGCCGTTGCTGGCCTCCGGGCACGCCTTCAACACGGCGGTGGATAACCTGCCGATCAGCTGGGACAACATCGAGTTGCGCCTGGACGCCTACACCGTGAGCCACGCCGACAGCGCCGCGCTGGGGGTATCCATCGGCGACTTCGTCGCCTTCGACCCGCTGCCGGAATTCACCGAGAGCGGCCACATCAGCGCCCGTCACCTGGACGACAAGGCCGGTGTCGCGGCGCTGCTGGCGGCGCTCAAGGCCGTGGTGGAAAGCGGCCAGGTGCCGCCGATCGACTGCCACCCGCTGTTCACCATCACCGAGGAAATCGGCTCGGGCGCGGCCGGCGCGCTGCCCTGGGATGTCAGCGAGTTCGTCGGCATCGACATCGCCCCGGTGGCCGCCGGGCAGAACTCCAGCGAACACGCGGTGAGCGTGGCCCTGCAGGATTCCGGCGGGCCCTACGACTACCACCTGTCGCGGCACCTGCTGCGCCTGGCCGAGCGGCACGAGGTGAACGTGCGCCGCGACCTGTTCCGCTACTACCACAGCGATGCGCAATCGGCGATCGAGGCCGGCCACGACATCCGCACCGCGCTGCTGGCCTTCGGCTGCGACGCGACCCACGGCTACGAACGCACCCACATCGACAGCCTGGCCAACCTCGCCCGCCTGCTCTGCGCCTACCTGCTGAGCCCGCCGGTGTTCGCCAGCGACGCGGAGCCGCGCGAAGGCGCCATCGCGCGCTTCAGCAAGCAGCTGGAACACCCGGTGCATATGGAAAGCACCACCCACGTGCAGCCGGTCGGCGAACTGCTGGACCAGCACCCGGACGACGACAAGGAGCGCCGCTGA
- a CDS encoding IS110 family transposase — MTSQVPVIGIDVAKESLSLCDTRSGEVFELANDVRTIKAWLKTLPPCCAIAIEATSTYHMDVATLAHARGHRIYVINGFRLSNYRKGIGGRNKDDRSDALLLARYLTHEQAQLEPWQPPSKAYCRLQTLLHRRAALVRSAISLRQSFSQDRSLAKALKPVLKQMATLESRLEKEIQQALREAGLMEQSKRCQAIEGIGPLTAAALNLAFLRGRFRNSDAFIAFIGLDVRLKESGRYSGRRKLTKQGDPEIRRLLHNAAMAAARTQRWQALYQSYLARGLKKIEALTILARKLARIAFALMQSQTSYQPPKQEPSLT, encoded by the coding sequence ATGACAAGCCAAGTTCCGGTTATCGGTATCGATGTCGCCAAGGAGTCGCTGAGCCTCTGCGATACACGCTCGGGCGAAGTATTCGAACTGGCCAATGACGTCCGCACAATCAAGGCCTGGCTGAAAACCCTTCCGCCCTGCTGCGCCATCGCGATCGAAGCGACCAGCACCTATCACATGGATGTTGCGACCCTGGCGCATGCGCGGGGACATCGGATCTACGTCATCAATGGCTTTCGCCTGAGCAACTACCGCAAGGGGATTGGTGGGCGAAACAAGGATGATCGCAGCGATGCCCTGCTGCTGGCCCGTTACCTGACCCACGAACAAGCGCAACTGGAGCCTTGGCAGCCGCCGAGCAAGGCCTACTGCCGCCTGCAGACACTGCTGCATCGGCGTGCTGCACTGGTCCGTAGCGCCATCTCGTTGCGCCAGAGCTTTTCCCAGGATCGCTCCCTGGCCAAGGCGCTGAAGCCTGTTCTCAAGCAAATGGCCACACTGGAGTCACGCCTGGAGAAAGAGATTCAACAGGCGCTGCGAGAGGCCGGCCTAATGGAGCAAAGCAAGCGCTGTCAGGCCATCGAAGGGATCGGACCGCTGACGGCAGCGGCCCTGAACCTGGCATTTCTGCGGGGACGCTTTCGCAATAGCGATGCCTTCATCGCCTTTATCGGATTGGATGTGCGGCTCAAGGAGTCCGGCCGCTATAGCGGCCGTCGAAAGCTGACCAAGCAAGGGGATCCTGAAATCCGTCGGCTGCTCCACAACGCGGCCATGGCGGCAGCGCGCACGCAGCGCTGGCAGGCCCTTTACCAAAGCTACCTGGCGCGCGGCCTGAAGAAGATCGAGGCCCTGACTATCCTCGCCCGCAAATTGGCCCGAATTGCCTTTGCCCTGATGCAATCCCAGACCAGCTACCAGCCTCCAAAGCAGGAGCCGTCATTGACATAG
- a CDS encoding MarR family winged helix-turn-helix transcriptional regulator, with protein MAERDSAKDDAYRLSMFQALRRLQQGCEVHAKRLSRLGGLTPLQLLILQVLQMEQEITASGLAKQVSLSQAALSGVLDRLESRGLLARRRDERDRRKQWLLLEDAGRDALRTAPPLLPEYVMARFAELPEWERHAVLAGLLRAAELFELPEEEEE; from the coding sequence ATGGCTGAAAGAGATTCGGCGAAGGATGACGCCTACAGGCTGTCCATGTTCCAGGCCTTGCGGCGGCTCCAGCAGGGCTGCGAAGTGCACGCCAAGCGCTTGAGCCGGCTGGGTGGGCTGACGCCATTGCAACTGCTGATCCTGCAGGTGTTGCAGATGGAGCAGGAGATCACCGCGAGCGGCCTGGCCAAGCAGGTGAGCCTCTCGCAGGCGGCCCTCTCCGGGGTACTCGACCGCCTGGAAAGCCGCGGATTACTGGCGCGGAGGCGCGATGAAAGGGATCGCCGCAAGCAATGGCTGCTGCTCGAAGATGCCGGCCGCGACGCGCTGCGCACGGCACCGCCGCTGTTGCCCGAGTACGTGATGGCGCGTTTCGCCGAGCTGCCGGAATGGGAGCGCCATGCGGTGCTGGCCGGCTTGCTGCGTGCGGCCGAGTTGTTCGAGCTGCCGGAAGAGGAAGAGGAGTGA
- the ngg gene encoding N-acetylglutaminylglutamine synthetase — protein MKHPIHPPRPHNQRLLRGLAPTYQRLQARFAEDHNEPFEPHILHCGWGRLLVGHTFAEAEALASELLKERAGERDIALYVAAPQQVLAHAPQQLFLDPSDTLRLWFTDYRPARRSFRGFRIRRVHSEADWAAINRLYLARGMQPVDAQRLTPHFDGGPTYWLAEDSETGAAVGSVMGLNHAKAFADPERGSSLWCLAVDPQCARPGVGEALVRHLIEHFMSRELAYLDLSVLHGNQQAKALYRKLGFRELPTFAIKRKNSINQPLYIGPGPEHALNPYARIIIDEAHRRGIEVRVLDADAGLFSLTQGGRRIRCRESLCDLTSAVAMTLCQDKQLTHRALSRAGLKQPSQRLAGSAAENAAFLAEHGALVVKPVDGEQGQGVAVNLNDAEELEAAIEHARRFDTRVLLESYHPGLDLRVLVIGYEVVAAAVRHPASVIGDGRHSIRELIEAQSRRRQAATDGESRIPLDDETERTLRAAGYDYADVLPEGTRLAVRGTANLHTGGTLEDVTAQLHPTLREAAVRAARALEVPVTGLDLLVPAVDGEDYVIIEANERPGLANHEPQPTAERFIDLLFPLSRDPLGRQESA, from the coding sequence ATGAAGCACCCCATCCATCCGCCGCGCCCGCACAACCAGCGCCTGCTGCGCGGCCTGGCGCCGACTTACCAGCGCCTGCAGGCGCGTTTTGCCGAAGATCACAATGAGCCTTTCGAGCCGCACATCCTGCACTGCGGCTGGGGCCGCCTGCTGGTCGGGCACACCTTCGCCGAAGCCGAAGCCCTCGCCAGCGAACTGCTCAAGGAGCGCGCCGGCGAACGCGACATCGCCCTCTACGTAGCGGCGCCGCAGCAGGTGCTGGCCCATGCGCCACAGCAGCTGTTCCTCGATCCGTCCGACACCCTGCGCCTGTGGTTCACCGACTACCGCCCGGCGCGCCGCTCGTTCCGCGGCTTCCGTATCCGCCGCGTGCACAGCGAAGCGGACTGGGCCGCGATCAATCGCCTGTACCTGGCGCGCGGCATGCAGCCGGTCGATGCGCAGCGACTCACCCCACACTTCGACGGCGGCCCCACCTACTGGTTGGCTGAGGACAGCGAAACCGGTGCGGCAGTCGGCAGCGTGATGGGTCTGAACCACGCCAAAGCCTTCGCCGACCCGGAGCGCGGCTCCAGCCTCTGGTGCCTGGCAGTCGATCCGCAGTGCGCTCGCCCGGGCGTGGGCGAAGCGCTGGTGCGGCACCTCATCGAGCACTTCATGAGCCGCGAACTGGCCTACCTCGACCTGTCGGTGCTGCACGGCAACCAGCAGGCCAAGGCGCTGTACCGCAAGCTCGGTTTCCGCGAACTGCCGACCTTCGCCATCAAGCGCAAGAACAGCATCAACCAGCCGCTGTACATCGGTCCCGGTCCGGAGCACGCGCTCAACCCCTATGCGCGGATCATCATCGACGAGGCACACAGGCGCGGTATCGAGGTCCGCGTGCTGGACGCCGACGCCGGGCTGTTCAGCCTCACCCAGGGCGGCCGGCGCATCCGCTGCCGCGAGTCGCTCTGCGACCTGACCAGCGCAGTGGCCATGACCCTCTGCCAGGACAAGCAGCTGACCCACCGCGCGCTGTCCCGCGCCGGCCTCAAGCAGCCCAGCCAGCGCCTGGCCGGCAGCGCCGCAGAGAACGCCGCCTTCCTCGCCGAGCATGGCGCGCTGGTAGTCAAGCCGGTGGACGGTGAGCAAGGCCAGGGCGTAGCGGTCAACCTGAACGATGCCGAGGAACTGGAGGCAGCCATCGAGCACGCCCGACGCTTCGACACCCGCGTGCTGCTGGAGAGCTACCACCCCGGCCTCGACCTGCGCGTACTGGTGATCGGCTACGAAGTGGTGGCCGCCGCCGTGCGCCACCCAGCCAGCGTGATCGGCGACGGCCGGCACAGCATCCGCGAGCTGATCGAAGCCCAGAGCCGCCGGCGCCAGGCCGCCACCGACGGCGAGAGCCGCATTCCTCTGGACGACGAAACCGAACGCACCCTGCGCGCCGCGGGCTACGACTACGCCGACGTACTGCCGGAGGGCACCCGCCTTGCCGTGCGCGGCACCGCCAACTTGCATACCGGCGGCACCCTGGAAGACGTCACCGCCCAGCTGCATCCGACCCTGCGCGAGGCCGCCGTGCGCGCCGCGCGGGCGCTGGAAGTGCCGGTCACCGGCCTGGACCTGCTGGTGCCGGCAGTGGACGGCGAGGACTACGTGATCATCGAGGCCAACGAACGGCCCGGGCTGGCCAACCACGAGCCGCAGCCCACCGCCGAACGCTTCATCGACCTGCTCTTCCCGCTCAGCCGCGACCCGCTGGGTCGCCAGGAGTCCGCATGA
- a CDS encoding N-acetylglutaminylglutamine amidotransferase has product MCGIAGELRFDNQPADLAAVERITHHLSPRGPDAWGFHSQGPIAFGHRRLKIMDLAERSAQPMVDADLGLSLVFNGALYNYPELRRELEALGYRFFSSGDTEVLLKGYHAWGKDLLPRLNGMFAFAIWERDAQRLFIARDRLGIKPLYLTRDAKRLRFASSLPALLQGGGIDTQLDPEALNLYLNFHSVVPAPRTLLAGVRKLPPATWMSIDSDGRVEQHCWWRLDYGPHEDERELTQDDWEERVLDGLRDAVRLRQRAAREVGVLLSGGVDSSLLVALLHEAGVEELPTFSIGFEDAGGERGDEFHYSDLIARRYGTRHNRLRIAEHEVIDQLPAAFRAMSEPMVSHDCIAFYLLAREVSKHCKVVQSGQGADELFAGYHWYPRVAEAADPLAGYRAAFFDRNHAEYLATVRPALRVDDVAQAFVAEHFAGPGATDPVDKALRLDSTVMLVDDPVKRVDNMTMAWGLEARVPFLDYRLTELSARIPARFKLGDGGKQVLKAAARRVLPAEVIDRPKGYFPVPGLKHLQGRTRAWISELLLDPSQDRGLFEPAQIDRLLGSPEDDLTPLRGSKLWQLAALNLWLNEQGL; this is encoded by the coding sequence ATGTGCGGAATAGCAGGAGAACTTCGTTTCGATAACCAACCCGCCGACCTCGCAGCGGTCGAGCGCATCACCCACCACCTCTCCCCTCGCGGACCCGACGCCTGGGGTTTCCACAGCCAGGGCCCGATTGCCTTCGGGCACCGCCGGCTGAAGATCATGGACCTCGCCGAGCGCTCCGCTCAGCCCATGGTAGACGCCGATCTGGGCCTGTCCCTGGTGTTCAATGGCGCGCTCTACAACTACCCGGAGTTGCGCCGCGAGCTGGAAGCCCTCGGCTATCGGTTCTTTTCCAGCGGCGACACGGAAGTACTGTTAAAAGGCTATCACGCTTGGGGCAAGGATCTATTGCCGCGCCTCAATGGCATGTTCGCGTTCGCCATCTGGGAGCGTGACGCTCAGCGCCTGTTCATCGCCCGCGACCGCCTGGGCATCAAGCCTCTCTACCTGACCCGCGACGCCAAGCGCCTGCGCTTCGCCTCCAGCCTGCCGGCGCTGTTGCAGGGCGGCGGTATCGACACCCAGCTCGACCCCGAGGCGCTGAACCTCTACCTGAACTTCCATTCGGTGGTGCCGGCCCCGCGCACGCTACTGGCCGGCGTGCGCAAGCTTCCGCCGGCGACCTGGATGAGCATCGACAGCGACGGACGCGTCGAGCAGCACTGCTGGTGGCGCCTCGATTACGGCCCACATGAAGACGAGCGCGAACTGACCCAGGATGACTGGGAAGAACGCGTGCTCGACGGCTTGCGTGACGCGGTACGCCTGCGCCAGCGCGCGGCCCGGGAGGTCGGCGTACTGCTCTCGGGTGGCGTCGACTCCAGCCTGCTCGTCGCGCTGCTGCACGAGGCCGGTGTGGAGGAACTGCCGACCTTCTCCATCGGTTTCGAAGATGCCGGCGGCGAACGCGGCGACGAATTCCACTACTCCGACCTCATCGCCCGCCGCTATGGCACGCGCCACAATCGCCTGCGCATCGCCGAACACGAAGTGATCGACCAGCTGCCTGCGGCCTTCCGCGCCATGAGCGAGCCGATGGTCAGCCACGACTGCATCGCCTTCTACCTGCTCGCGCGCGAAGTCTCGAAGCACTGCAAGGTGGTGCAGAGCGGCCAGGGCGCCGACGAACTCTTCGCCGGCTACCACTGGTACCCGCGCGTCGCCGAAGCCGCCGACCCGCTGGCCGGCTATCGCGCGGCCTTCTTCGACCGCAATCATGCCGAGTACCTGGCGACAGTGCGCCCGGCGTTGCGCGTCGACGATGTGGCCCAGGCCTTCGTCGCCGAGCACTTCGCCGGACCCGGCGCGACCGATCCGGTGGACAAGGCGCTGCGCCTGGACAGCACGGTCATGCTGGTCGACGACCCGGTGAAGCGGGTCGACAACATGACCATGGCCTGGGGCCTGGAGGCCCGCGTGCCGTTCCTCGACTACCGCCTGACCGAACTCTCGGCGCGCATCCCTGCGCGCTTCAAGCTCGGCGACGGCGGCAAGCAGGTGCTCAAGGCCGCCGCGCGGCGGGTGCTGCCAGCCGAGGTGATCGACCGGCCCAAGGGCTATTTCCCGGTGCCCGGTCTCAAGCACCTGCAGGGCAGGACCCGCGCCTGGATCAGCGAGCTGCTGCTCGACCCGAGCCAGGACCGCGGCCTCTTCGAGCCGGCGCAGATCGACCGCCTGCTGGGCAGTCCGGAGGACGACCTCACCCCCTTGCGCGGCTCGAAGCTCTGGCAGCTCGCCGCCCTCAACCTCTGGCTCAACGAGCAGGGACTCTGA
- the pap gene encoding polyphosphate:AMP phosphotransferase — protein sequence MFESAEIGHSIDKETYDKEVAELREALLEAQYELKQQARFPVIVLINGIEGAGKGETVKLLNEWMDPRLIQVESFLRPSDEELSRPPQWRFWRRLPPKGRIAIFFGNWYSQMLHARVNGDIKSARLDAAISAAERFERMLCDEGALIFKFWFHLSKKQLKERLKALENDPQRSWQLSPLDWKQSEVYDRFVRYGERVLRRTSRDYAPWYIVEGADERYRSLTVGRTILEGLQAALKHKVRPQLQPHTAPLVASLDNRGLIDSLDLGQTLDKDEYRDQLAKEQARLATLMRDKLFRQHSLVAVFEGNDAAGKGGAIRRITDALDPRQYHIVPIAAPTEEERAQPYLWRFWRHMPGRRQFTIFDRSWYGRVLVERVEGFCPPADWLRAYGEINDFEEQLTEFGIVVVKFWLAIDKETQFHRFKTREEVPFKRYKITDEDWRNRDKWDQYVDAVGDMVDRTSTEIAPWTLIEANDKRFARVKVLRTINDALEAAYKKDK from the coding sequence ATGTTCGAGTCCGCCGAGATCGGCCATTCCATCGACAAGGAAACCTACGACAAGGAAGTTGCGGAGCTGCGCGAGGCGTTGCTCGAGGCGCAATACGAGTTGAAGCAGCAGGCGCGCTTCCCGGTGATCGTGCTGATCAACGGCATCGAAGGCGCCGGCAAGGGCGAGACGGTGAAGCTGCTCAACGAGTGGATGGACCCACGGCTGATCCAGGTCGAGAGCTTCCTGCGGCCCTCGGACGAAGAGCTCTCGCGGCCGCCGCAGTGGCGCTTCTGGCGGCGCCTGCCGCCCAAGGGGCGGATCGCCATCTTCTTCGGCAACTGGTACAGCCAGATGCTCCATGCGCGGGTCAACGGCGATATCAAGAGCGCTCGCCTGGACGCCGCCATCAGCGCAGCGGAGCGCTTCGAGCGCATGCTCTGCGACGAGGGCGCGCTGATCTTCAAGTTCTGGTTCCACCTGTCCAAGAAGCAGCTCAAGGAACGCCTGAAGGCGCTGGAGAACGACCCGCAGCGCTCCTGGCAACTGAGCCCGCTCGACTGGAAGCAGAGCGAGGTCTACGACAGGTTCGTGCGCTATGGCGAGCGCGTGCTGCGCCGCACCAGCCGCGACTACGCGCCCTGGTACATCGTCGAGGGCGCCGACGAGCGCTATCGCAGCCTCACTGTGGGGCGCACCATCCTCGAGGGCCTGCAGGCGGCGCTGAAGCACAAGGTGCGTCCGCAGCTGCAACCGCACACTGCGCCGCTGGTCGCCAGCCTGGACAATCGCGGGTTGATCGACAGCCTCGACCTTGGCCAGACCCTGGACAAGGACGAGTACAGGGACCAACTGGCCAAGGAGCAGGCGCGCCTGGCCACGCTTATGCGCGACAAGCTGTTCCGCCAGCACTCGCTGGTCGCTGTGTTCGAGGGTAATGACGCCGCCGGCAAGGGTGGCGCCATCCGCCGCATCACCGATGCGCTGGACCCGCGGCAGTACCACATCGTGCCGATCGCCGCGCCCACCGAGGAGGAGCGCGCGCAACCTTATCTGTGGCGCTTCTGGCGGCACATGCCGGGGCGTCGGCAGTTCACCATCTTCGACCGCTCCTGGTACGGCCGCGTGCTCGTCGAGCGGGTCGAGGGCTTCTGCCCGCCTGCCGACTGGCTGCGCGCCTATGGCGAGATCAACGATTTCGAGGAGCAGCTCACCGAATTCGGCATCGTGGTGGTCAAGTTCTGGCTGGCGATCGACAAGGAAACCCAGTTCCACCGCTTCAAGACGCGCGAGGAAGTGCCGTTCAAGCGCTACAAGATCACCGATGAGGACTGGCGCAACCGCGACAAGTGGGATCAGTACGTCGATGCCGTGGGCGACATGGTCGACCGCACCAGCACCGAGATCGCGCCCTGGACCCTGATCGAGGCCAACGACAAGCGCTTCGCGCGGGTGAAGGTGCTGCGCACCATCAACGATGCGCTGGAGGCGGCGTACAAGAAGGACAAGTGA
- a CDS encoding sulfite exporter TauE/SafE family protein codes for MDALLVESAAIGMILGLLLGLTGAGGSLVALPLLLSLHMPLHDAIGVSLGAVALSALIGAIPRARQGLVAWRPLLWLTLTGWPGNALGQWLGRFIPEALLILGFCALVLWSAWRMWRGSSTPKVAGTATRNGPLLALGLAVGLLSGLMGVGGGFLIVPGLLWFTPLSMLAATATSMAGIALVSGGGFLLYLSHAQPPMPLLAALAAGGALGVLFGNRLALRLGGATLQRIFAVMLVVVSLSLAAQKLLA; via the coding sequence ATGGATGCCCTGCTCGTCGAATCCGCTGCCATCGGCATGATCCTCGGATTGCTGCTCGGCCTCACAGGCGCCGGCGGCTCGCTGGTGGCACTGCCGCTGCTGCTCAGCCTGCACATGCCGCTGCACGACGCCATCGGCGTGAGCCTGGGCGCGGTGGCGCTGTCGGCGCTGATCGGCGCCATTCCCCGTGCGCGTCAGGGCCTGGTGGCCTGGCGCCCCCTGCTGTGGCTGACCCTCACCGGCTGGCCGGGCAACGCCCTGGGCCAGTGGCTGGGCCGGTTCATCCCCGAAGCGCTGCTGATCCTCGGCTTCTGCGCCCTGGTGCTGTGGTCGGCGTGGCGGATGTGGCGTGGTTCGAGTACGCCCAAGGTGGCCGGCACGGCGACGCGCAACGGGCCGTTGCTAGCGCTTGGTCTCGCGGTGGGCCTGCTCTCGGGGCTGATGGGCGTTGGCGGCGGCTTCCTGATAGTGCCGGGGCTGCTGTGGTTCACCCCGCTGTCGATGTTGGCGGCCACCGCGACCTCCATGGCCGGCATCGCCCTGGTCTCGGGCGGCGGCTTCCTGCTCTACCTCAGCCATGCGCAACCGCCGATGCCGCTGCTTGCCGCACTCGCAGCCGGCGGTGCGCTGGGCGTGCTGTTCGGCAACCGCCTGGCATTGCGCCTGGGTGGCGCCACCCTGCAGCGCATCTTCGCTGTAATGCTGGTAGTCGTGAGCCTCTCCCTGGCGGCGCAGAAGCTGCTGGCCTGA
- the mnmC gene encoding bifunctional tRNA (5-methylaminomethyl-2-thiouridine)(34)-methyltransferase MnmD/FAD-dependent 5-carboxymethylaminomethyl-2-thiouridine(34) oxidoreductase MnmC: protein MPDLHSAQLDWDDNGQPLSRVYGDVYFSRASGLDETHHVFLDGNQLPRRFAALPAGGCLCIGETGFGTGLNFLCAWRLFEALAPADARLHFVSVEKFPLRRDDLVRALALWGDLQPWSEQLLAQYHAIHPGFQRLVFAGGRVVVTLLVGDVLDCLPELDASIDAWFLDGFSPAKNPEMWTQPLFQQLARLSAPGATLATFTSAGFVRRGLIEAGFAMQRVKGFGQKREMLVGTFEGPAEGATVPWYARPPRAAGERHALVIGGGLAGCASAASLAGRGWRVTLIERHAELAMEASGNPQGVLYLKLSAHGTALSRLIVSGFGHTRRLLERLQRGSDWDACGVLQLAFDEAEGKRQAQLADAFPENLLQTLSQEQAETIAGVTLPAGGLFFPEAGWVHPPALCRALASHPNISVQTCHEVRVQREDGQWSAWSGEQRLAIAPVAVLATAAEVRAFPAAASLPLKRIRGQISRLPANAESAALRTVVCAEGYVAPPRLGEHTLGASFDFHNDDLQPTVEEHQGNLELLREISPDLLARLGAGKLDPATLEGRAAFRCTTPDYLPLIGPLAEREAFAAAYAVLGKDARQVPDAACPWLEGLYLNSAHGSRGLITAPLSGELLAAWIEGEPLPLPRKVAEACLPNRFLLREVVRGQKA from the coding sequence ATGCCCGACCTCCACAGCGCCCAGCTCGACTGGGACGACAACGGCCAGCCGCTCTCGCGCGTCTACGGCGACGTGTACTTCTCCCGCGCGTCGGGCCTGGACGAGACACACCACGTGTTCCTCGACGGCAACCAGCTGCCGCGACGCTTCGCCGCGCTCCCCGCCGGCGGTTGCCTGTGCATTGGCGAAACCGGTTTTGGCACCGGGCTCAACTTCCTCTGCGCCTGGCGCCTGTTCGAAGCCCTGGCACCGGCGGATGCCCGCCTGCATTTCGTCAGCGTGGAGAAATTCCCCCTGCGCCGCGACGACCTGGTCCGCGCCCTCGCCCTCTGGGGCGACCTGCAGCCCTGGAGCGAACAGCTGCTGGCGCAGTACCACGCCATCCATCCGGGCTTCCAGCGCCTGGTGTTCGCCGGCGGCCGCGTGGTCGTCACCCTGCTGGTGGGCGACGTGCTGGATTGCCTGCCCGAGCTGGACGCAAGCATCGATGCCTGGTTCCTCGACGGTTTCTCGCCGGCGAAGAACCCGGAGATGTGGACCCAGCCGCTGTTCCAGCAACTCGCGCGGCTGTCCGCCCCCGGCGCGACCCTGGCCACCTTCACCAGCGCCGGTTTCGTCCGCCGCGGCCTGATCGAGGCCGGCTTCGCCATGCAGCGGGTCAAGGGCTTCGGGCAGAAACGCGAGATGCTGGTCGGCACCTTCGAAGGTCCCGCCGAAGGCGCGACCGTACCCTGGTATGCGCGCCCACCGCGCGCAGCAGGCGAGCGCCACGCCCTGGTGATCGGCGGCGGCCTGGCCGGTTGCGCCAGCGCCGCCAGCCTGGCCGGACGCGGCTGGCGAGTCACCCTGATCGAACGTCACGCCGAGCTGGCCATGGAAGCATCCGGCAACCCCCAGGGCGTGCTCTACCTCAAGCTCTCGGCCCACGGCACCGCGCTCTCGCGCCTGATCGTCAGCGGCTTCGGCCACACCCGTCGGCTGCTCGAACGCCTGCAACGCGGCAGCGACTGGGACGCCTGCGGCGTACTGCAACTGGCCTTCGACGAAGCCGAGGGCAAGCGCCAGGCGCAACTGGCCGACGCCTTTCCGGAAAACCTGCTGCAAACCCTGTCGCAGGAGCAGGCCGAAACCATCGCCGGCGTCACCTTGCCCGCCGGAGGGCTGTTCTTCCCCGAAGCCGGCTGGGTACATCCACCGGCCTTGTGCCGGGCGCTGGCGAGCCATCCGAACATCAGCGTGCAGACCTGCCATGAAGTGCGCGTGCAGCGCGAGGACGGGCAGTGGAGCGCCTGGAGCGGCGAGCAACGCCTGGCCATCGCGCCGGTCGCGGTGCTCGCCACCGCCGCCGAAGTGCGCGCCTTCCCCGCTGCGGCGAGCCTGCCGCTCAAGCGCATCCGCGGACAGATCAGCCGCCTGCCGGCCAACGCCGAAAGCGCAGCCCTGCGCACCGTGGTTTGCGCGGAAGGCTACGTCGCCCCGCCGCGCCTGGGTGAACACACCCTCGGCGCCAGCTTCGATTTCCACAACGACGACCTGCAGCCGACCGTCGAAGAGCACCAGGGCAACCTCGAACTTTTGCGAGAAATCTCCCCTGACCTTCTCGCGCGCCTGGGCGCTGGTAAGCTCGACCCGGCCACGCTGGAGGGCCGCGCGGCCTTCCGTTGCACCACGCCGGACTACCTGCCGCTGATCGGCCCGCTGGCCGAACGCGAAGCCTTCGCCGCCGCCTACGCGGTGCTGGGCAAGGATGCCCGCCAGGTGCCGGATGCCGCCTGCCCCTGGCTCGAAGGGCTATACCTGAACAGCGCCCACGGCTCGCGCGGACTGATCACCGCCCCGCTTTCCGGCGAACTGCTCGCGGCCTGGATCGAAGGCGAGCCATTGCCGCTGCCGCGCAAGGTCGCCGAGGCCTGCCTGCCGAACCGTTTCCTGCTGCGTGAGGTAGTGCGCGGCCAGAAGGCCTGA